A single window of Danio rerio strain Tuebingen ecotype United States chromosome 15, GRCz12tu, whole genome shotgun sequence DNA harbors:
- the rnf183 gene encoding E3 ubiquitin-protein ligase RNF183 (The RefSeq protein has 5 substitutions compared to this genomic sequence), which produces MGDGREKPQSSRKGSNAKPKLDSKGSLNLGSSEQRQRADKPVRRSRSNDTENRRREASRGRERDRRDEGRPQRGRSEEGRRRGHNHEPGNRAWDKEPPKDELQDTECIVCFCNFDNVFKTPKLLSCGHTFCLECLARINVNSPEIKTLTCPICREVTEIRHGRDLPHLLNNEAIFRQLPSEMQRALSVRFKRSKGKLVLKNPPTNNSIKTTLNLPVSKKKEEQAGNNAIGAIEEGLGQATMINVGRPPNRMRGRMRRVMYSSQCYYAVVAVIISITVALMMVGIFTFVVMPNLQRPITKPLQNQTGSSAVQADSSP; this is translated from the coding sequence ATGGGCGACAGGAGGGAGAAACCACAGAGCAGCAGAAAAGGGTCTAACGCCAAGCCGAAGCTTGAAAGCAAAGGCAGCTTAAACCTGGGATCTTCAGAGCAGCGACAGAGGGCTGACAAGCCTGTCAGGAGAAGCCGGAGCAATGACACGGAGAACCGGCGACGTGAAGGCAGCCGAGGCAGAGAACGGGACCGGAGAGATGAAGGAAGACCACAGCGGGGGCGCAGCGAGGAGGGGCGGAGGCGAGGCCACAACCATGAGCCTGGAAACAGAGCCTGGGACAAAGAGCGTCCCAAAGATGAACTGCAAGACACAGAGTGCATCGTATGCTTCTGCAACTTCGACAACGTCTTCAAAACCCCAAAGTTACTGTCTTGTGGACACACGTTCTGTCTGGAATGTCTGGCTCGGATAAATGTAAACTCTCCGGAGATCAAAACTCTGACTTGTCCGATTTGCAGAGAGGTGACAGAAATCCGACATGGCCGAGACCTGCCACATTTGTTAAATAATGAAGCCATTTTTCGGCAACTTCCAAGTGAAATGCAAAGGGCGCTTTCTGTGCGCTTCAAGCGCAGCAAGGGCAAACTCGTCCTCAAGAATCCTCCAACAAACAACTCCATTAAGACCACTTTAAATCTGCCGGTGTTAAAGAAGAAAGAGGAGCAAGCTGGAAATAATGCTATTGGAGCTATAGAGGAAGGTCTCGGCCAGGCGACTATGATCAACGTGGGAAGGCCTCCAAACAGGATGAGGGGTCGCATGAGGAGGGTAATGTACTCCAGTCAGTGCTATTACGCCGTAGTGGCAGTCATTATCTCCATCACTGTGGCTCTAATGATGGTGGGTATCTTCACCTTTGTGGTGATGCCTAACTTGCAAAGACCAATTACCAAGCCATTACAGAACCAAACTGGAAGCAGTGCGGTTCAAGCTGACTCTTCGCCTTGA